In a genomic window of Curtobacterium sp. MCBD17_035:
- the nusG gene encoding transcription termination/antitermination protein NusG, translating into MSDNSRARDDIDLSTAAEQGSEVEENQEGNVETSEGRSIESAEERAMSVEDEDEALATGATDGDAFDEALAALAESRDPEADAIVDDALEIDTPEEAEAAVEAVEDEEELELETEEAEGDLVAANADLAAEEAADALGDEDEDEVEVDPYEAFKTELRMKPGKWYVIHSYAGFERRVKSNIENRMVSMSMEDAIYQVEVPMEDVVEIKNGQRKLVTRVRIPGYVLVRMDLDEDSWSVVRHTPGVTGFVGNAHNPTPLRFDEAFGMLKSLVQVAEVAPAKGGAKGGAAAQRVTPAEVDFEIGETITIKEGSFAGLPGSISEIKPESGKLTVLVSLFERETPVELSFDQVTKL; encoded by the coding sequence GTGTCTGACAACTCTCGCGCTCGCGACGACATCGACCTCTCGACCGCCGCCGAGCAGGGCTCCGAGGTCGAGGAGAACCAGGAAGGCAACGTCGAGACCTCCGAAGGTCGCTCGATCGAGTCCGCCGAGGAGCGCGCCATGTCCGTCGAGGACGAGGACGAGGCCCTCGCCACCGGCGCGACCGACGGCGACGCGTTCGACGAGGCGCTCGCCGCCCTCGCCGAGTCGCGCGACCCCGAGGCCGACGCGATCGTCGACGACGCGCTCGAGATCGACACGCCGGAAGAGGCCGAGGCCGCCGTCGAGGCGGTGGAGGACGAGGAAGAGCTCGAGCTCGAGACCGAGGAGGCCGAGGGTGACCTCGTCGCCGCCAACGCGGACCTGGCCGCCGAGGAGGCCGCCGACGCGCTGGGCGACGAGGACGAGGACGAGGTCGAGGTCGACCCGTACGAGGCGTTCAAGACCGAGCTCCGGATGAAGCCGGGCAAGTGGTACGTCATCCACTCCTACGCGGGCTTCGAGCGTCGTGTGAAGTCCAACATCGAGAACCGCATGGTGTCGATGTCCATGGAGGACGCGATCTACCAGGTCGAGGTCCCGATGGAGGACGTTGTCGAGATCAAGAACGGCCAGCGCAAGCTCGTCACGCGTGTCCGGATCCCGGGTTACGTGCTCGTCCGCATGGACCTCGACGAGGACAGCTGGTCGGTCGTGCGTCACACGCCGGGCGTCACGGGCTTCGTCGGCAACGCGCACAACCCCACGCCGCTCCGCTTCGACGAGGCCTTCGGCATGCTGAAGAGCCTGGTGCAGGTGGCCGAGGTGGCCCCGGCCAAGGGCGGCGCGAAGGGTGGTGCCGCGGCACAGCGCGTCACCCCCGCCGAGGTCGACTTCGAGATCGGCGAGACGATCACCATCAAGGAGGGCTCGTTCGCGGGTCTGCCGGGGTCGATCTCCGAGATCAAGCCGGAGAGCGGCAAGCTCACGGTCCTCGTCTCGCTGTTCGAGCGCGAGACGCCGGTCGAACTCAGCTTCGACCAGGTGACGAAGCTCTAG
- a CDS encoding UDP-N-acetylmuramate dehydrogenase yields the protein MTALAELTTLRVGGRPTRLVVCATTDGLVEAARRTWADGDDWLVVGGGSNLLAADAGFPGTVLLVRTRGVEVVPDGSDAVRLRVAAGEPWDDLVARTVERGWTGLEALSGIPGTTGASPVQNVGAYGVEVGDVLAAVEFLDADTGERAWLPVDELGLGYRTSVFKRGRRGVVLTVEFRLGLADDRGVPVRYPQLATALAVELGAAVAPTAVRSAVLGLRAAKGMVLDPTDADTASAGSFFTNPIVSPTFAATLPLDAPRWPVAPDAAPAVVPLGSAPAAPPTVADERVKLSAAWLIEHAGVHRGFALPGSRAAVSSKHTLALTNRGGASASEVAELARYVQTMVMTRFGVALVPEPVVVGDLLDSVPD from the coding sequence GTGACCGCACTCGCGGAGCTCACGACCCTGCGCGTCGGCGGCCGTCCGACCCGGCTCGTCGTGTGTGCGACGACGGACGGGCTGGTCGAGGCGGCCCGACGGACCTGGGCCGACGGCGACGACTGGCTCGTGGTGGGCGGCGGGAGCAACCTGCTCGCCGCCGACGCCGGGTTCCCCGGAACGGTCCTGCTGGTCCGGACCCGCGGGGTCGAGGTCGTCCCGGACGGTTCGGACGCCGTCCGGCTCCGCGTCGCGGCGGGCGAACCCTGGGACGACCTGGTCGCCCGGACCGTCGAACGCGGCTGGACCGGGCTCGAGGCGCTCTCCGGGATCCCCGGGACGACGGGTGCCAGTCCCGTGCAGAACGTCGGCGCGTACGGCGTCGAGGTCGGCGACGTCCTCGCCGCGGTGGAGTTCCTCGACGCCGACACCGGAGAGCGGGCCTGGCTCCCCGTCGACGAACTGGGCCTGGGATACCGCACGAGCGTGTTCAAGCGCGGACGCCGGGGGGTCGTGCTCACCGTCGAGTTCCGCCTCGGTCTCGCCGACGACCGTGGCGTCCCCGTGCGGTACCCGCAGCTCGCGACCGCGCTCGCCGTGGAGCTCGGCGCGGCCGTCGCCCCGACCGCGGTCCGGTCGGCGGTGCTCGGCCTCCGCGCCGCGAAGGGCATGGTGCTCGACCCGACGGACGCGGACACCGCGAGCGCGGGGTCGTTCTTCACGAACCCGATCGTGTCGCCCACGTTCGCCGCGACCCTGCCGCTCGACGCACCGCGCTGGCCGGTCGCACCGGACGCCGCTCCGGCGGTCGTCCCGCTCGGGTCTGCTCCGGCGGCGCCCCCGACGGTCGCCGACGAGCGGGTGAAGCTCAGCGCGGCCTGGCTCATCGAGCACGCCGGCGTGCACCGCGGGTTCGCCCTGCCCGGGTCGCGGGCCGCCGTGTCGTCGAAGCACACGCTCGCGCTGACGAACCGTGGTGGCGCCAGCGCGAGCGAGGTCGCCGAGCTCGCGCGCTACGTCCAGACGATGGTCATGACCCGGTTCGGCGTCGCCCTCGTGCCGGAACCCGTCGTGGTCGGTGACCTGCTCGACTCGGTGCCGGACTGA
- a CDS encoding pyridoxal phosphate-dependent aminotransferase, whose protein sequence is MSTEAPRSAPRIASRVAAIAESATLKVDAKAKALKAEGRPVVSFAAGEPDFATPQHVVDAAVDAARDPRNHHYTPAAGLPELREAIVAKTRTVSGADVTAGQVIVTNGGKQAVYQAFATLVDVGDEVLLPAPYWTTYPEAIRLAGGVPVEVFAGSDQDYLVTVEQLEAARTDRTKVLLFCSPSNPTGAVYSPEQTRAIGEWALEHGIWVISDEIYQDLVYDGTVATGILAAVPALADQTVLVNGVAKTYAMTGWRVGWMIGPADVVRAAGNLQSHLSSNVSNVSQRAAIAALTGPQEPVIAMREAFARRRRLIVDGLNAIPGFTTPTPQGAFYVYPDVTALLGRTWRGVTPTTSLELADMILDEAEVAVVPGEAFGPSGYLRLSYALGDDDIREGVARLMRLFS, encoded by the coding sequence GTGAGCACCGAAGCCCCCCGTTCCGCGCCCCGCATCGCCTCCCGTGTCGCCGCCATCGCCGAGTCGGCGACGCTCAAGGTCGACGCCAAGGCGAAGGCGCTCAAGGCCGAGGGGCGCCCGGTCGTGTCGTTCGCGGCGGGCGAGCCCGACTTCGCGACGCCGCAGCACGTGGTCGACGCCGCTGTCGACGCCGCCCGCGACCCCCGCAACCACCACTACACACCGGCCGCCGGGCTGCCCGAGCTGCGCGAGGCGATCGTGGCGAAGACCCGGACCGTGTCCGGCGCGGACGTCACCGCCGGACAGGTGATCGTCACGAACGGTGGCAAGCAGGCGGTCTACCAGGCGTTCGCGACCCTCGTCGACGTCGGCGACGAGGTCCTCCTGCCCGCCCCCTACTGGACCACCTACCCCGAGGCGATCCGTCTCGCGGGCGGCGTGCCGGTCGAGGTCTTCGCCGGGAGCGACCAGGACTACCTCGTCACGGTCGAGCAGCTCGAGGCCGCCCGCACCGACCGCACGAAGGTGCTCCTGTTCTGCTCGCCGTCCAACCCCACGGGCGCCGTGTACTCCCCCGAGCAGACCCGCGCGATCGGCGAGTGGGCGCTCGAGCACGGCATCTGGGTGATCAGCGACGAGATCTACCAGGACCTCGTCTACGACGGCACGGTCGCGACGGGGATCCTCGCCGCCGTGCCCGCGCTCGCGGACCAGACGGTGCTCGTCAACGGCGTCGCGAAGACCTACGCGATGACCGGCTGGCGCGTCGGGTGGATGATCGGCCCGGCGGACGTCGTCCGCGCCGCCGGCAACCTGCAGTCGCACCTCTCATCGAACGTCTCGAACGTCTCGCAGCGTGCGGCGATCGCGGCGCTCACCGGGCCGCAGGAGCCGGTCATCGCCATGCGCGAGGCCTTCGCCCGTCGGCGCCGACTCATCGTCGACGGTCTCAACGCCATCCCCGGGTTCACCACGCCCACGCCGCAGGGCGCCTTCTACGTCTACCCGGACGTCACGGCGCTGCTGGGCCGCACCTGGCGGGGCGTGACGCCGACCACGTCCCTCGAGCTCGCGGACATGATCCTGGACGAGGCCGAGGTCGCTGTCGTGCCCGGGGAGGCGTTCGGACCGAGCGGGTACCTGCGCCTGTCCTACGCACTCGGCGACGACGACATCCGCGAGGGCGTCGCACGTCTGATGCGCCTGTTCTCCTGA
- a CDS encoding MaoC/PaaZ C-terminal domain-containing protein → MSAVDTTGASEVGAVVAERTVHLTRDALVRYAGASGDFNPIHYRDDVAAAVGLPGVLAHGMLTMGLAVQPVAEWLGDRGWVREYGVRFTRPVVVDAEGGADVTVVATIGLLDDDGRPERIDLTVTAAGVTVLGKAQVWVVFR, encoded by the coding sequence TGCCGTCGTGGCCGAGCGGACGGTGCACCTGACGCGCGATGCCCTCGTGCGGTACGCGGGGGCCTCCGGCGACTTCAACCCGATCCACTACCGCGACGACGTCGCGGCGGCGGTCGGGCTCCCCGGTGTGCTCGCGCACGGCATGCTCACGATGGGGCTCGCCGTGCAGCCGGTCGCCGAGTGGCTCGGTGACCGCGGGTGGGTCCGCGAGTACGGGGTGCGCTTCACCCGTCCCGTGGTCGTCGACGCCGAGGGCGGCGCCGACGTCACGGTCGTCGCGACGATCGGGCTGCTCGACGACGACGGCCGCCCGGAGCGCATCGACCTCACGGTCACCGCGGCGGGCGTCACCGTGCTCGGCAAGGCCCAGGTGTGGGTGGTGTTCCGCTGA
- the secE gene encoding preprotein translocase subunit SecE, with product MARRDLETTTTDDVVTKAKRDREKRRGPVAAVALFIRQVIAELRKVVTPTRRELFSYTGVVLVFVVVMMVLVSVLDFVFGWGVGYVFGNGATS from the coding sequence GTGGCGAGAAGAGACCTGGAGACGACGACGACCGACGACGTCGTCACCAAGGCGAAGCGTGACCGCGAGAAGCGTCGCGGTCCCGTCGCCGCCGTCGCGCTGTTCATCCGCCAGGTGATCGCTGAACTCCGCAAGGTCGTCACGCCGACGCGTCGTGAGCTGTTCAGCTACACCGGTGTCGTGCTCGTCTTCGTCGTCGTGATGATGGTGCTCGTGTCCGTGCTCGACTTCGTGTTCGGGTGGGGCGTCGGCTACGTCTTCGGGAACGGCGCGACCTCCTGA